In Planococcus sp. MB-3u-03, the DNA window ATACATAGCTGTCATGAAAACACCTCAAAATTCTTTTTTTTCTGTCAATTCTAACTAGTTTTAAGCATATTACAAAAGTATTACATGCGCAATATAATTTTTGTATTTTAAGCAATGATTACCAAAACAGATAATCATTTCTTCTCTCTAACCCTTGCTATGACTGATTTTCTTCACTTATTCACCACTTGCATTTTTTTATCATTATAAGAAATGGATAATAAAAAAGCTCCCGGCATCGGGAGCTTTTCAATAAGCTTTAAACTTTTTTCAATACGAGTGAAGCGTTATGTCCGCCAAACCCAAGCGAATTGCTCATCGCATAGGAGAATTCCGCAGTTCTTGCTTCATTCGCCACATAGTCCAAGTTCAATTCCTCATCTGGTGTTTCATAATTGATTGTTGGCGGCATGACGCCTTCTTTCAAAGCCAGCGCCGTAAAGATCGCTTCAATTCCGCCAGCTGCACCGAGCAAATGGCCAGTCATTGATTTCGTCGAGCTCATGCCAAGTTGATAGGCATGGTCGCCAAACACGGTTTTGACCGCCATTGTCTCGAACAAATCGTTATATGGAGTGCTCGTTCCATGGGCATTGATATAGCCGACATCAGTCTTTTCGATGCCTGCGTCTTCGATGGCTTGCTGCATGGCACGCGCTGCTCCTTCACCGCCTGGGGCTGGAGCTGTAATATGATGCGCATCGCCAGTCGAACCGTATCCGACGAGTTCTGCATAGATTTTTGCGCCGCGTGCTTTTGCGTGTTCGTATTCTTCTAAGATGACGATTCCAGCACCTTCACCGATAACAAAGCCGTCGCGGTTTTTATCGAATGGGCGTGATGCGGTCGATGCATCATTATTTGTTGTCAATGCGGTATTCGCCGTGAATCCAGCAACAGAAAGACGAGTGATCGGAGCTTCCGCACCGCCCGAAATCATGACATCGGCATCGCCGCGCTGAATGACTTTAAAGGCATCACCGATTGAGTTTGTACCGGATGCACAAGCTGTCACTGAGCAGGAGTTGATCGCTTTTGCGCCGAAATGGATCGACACTTGCCCAGACGCCATGTCCGGAATGATCATTGGCACGAAGAACGGGCTGATGCGGCGGACGCCACGCGAGTTCAACACGTCCATCTGGTTTTCAATCGTTTCCATCCCGCCGATTCCTGATCCGATCCAGACGCCTGTACGAAGAGCTGTCTTTTCATCCAACTCCAGCGCTGCATCTTTCATTGCCATAATGGATGAGGCGAGTGCGTAATGCGTGAAGCGGTCCATCTTACGAGCTTCTTTGCGCTCGATATAATCTTCAATCGAAAAATCCTTCAATTCAGCGGCAACTTTCGCCGGATACTGATCTGCATCGATGCGCGTCAACGGGCCGACGCCTGAACGCCCTGCCTTCACCGCTTCCCACGTAGATTCTGCGCTATTTCCAAGCGGTGTTACGGCACCGATACCTGTAATGACTACACGACGATTTTCCATTTCTTTTACTTCCTTTCGCATATCCGATTATTTCCCCCACTTCATAGCAATTGCGCCCCAAGTCAATCCGCCCCCGAAGCCGACCATGACGACGACATCATCGTCTTTAATGCGGCCTTCCTCTAAATCTTCCACAAGGGAAATCGGAATCGACGCAGCTGAGGTGTTTCCGTATTTTTGTATGGTCTTCGACATCTTCTCTACCGGCAAGTCAAGACGGGCCCGGGATGATTCCATGATCCGGATATTCGCCTGATGCGGTATGAGAAAATCGACATCCTCTTTATCCAAACCTGCTTTTTCAATGACGTTAATGGCTGATTCGCCCATCTGGCGCACCGCAAACTTGAACACTTCACGGCCATTCATCACCAAATGCTTGTCTTGATACAAATGTTCGCCGCCTGAGCCATCCGCTCCGAGTTCGAACGATAATATCCCGCGGCCTTCCGACACTTTGCCGATCACGGCAGCGCCGGCCCCGTCGCCGAATAATACGGCCGTATTGCGGTCTTCCCAGTTGGTGATTTTCGAGAGCTTCTCAACACCAACTACTAGGACGTAGCGATACGTGTCCGACTCGATAAATTGTTTCGCTGTAATAACGCCGTACATGAATCCAGCACATGCTGCAGAGATATCCATAGCGGCCGCATTTACAGCGCCGATCTGTTGCTGGATATCGCAGGAAACAGACGGAAACGGGCGGTCTGGCGTAACTGTTGCCACCAAGATCAATCCGATGTCCGCTGGATCGATGCCGGCATCCTCAATCGCCTTTTGTGCCGCGACCCGTGCCATATCCGATGTATCTTGTTCATCGTTTGCGATCCGGCGTTCTTCAATCCCGGTCATGGTCCGGATCCATTCATCCGAGGTGTCCATGCGCTGCTCTAAATCAAAGTTGGTCAATTTATCTTCCGGTAGGCATCTGCCGGTACCGATGATTCCAGCATTCATATCTATGTCCCTCTTTTCGATTAACATCAATTATTAGTACCTGGTGTTAATGATACGCCCTTTTCCCACTGATTTCAAGTTGCCGACATATTTCTGACAAAAACTTTCGAAAGGCACGAAACTTTCTTTCTGAAAAGGCTTCCTTATGCTATGATAAAGCTAGTTATTCTATATATAGAGGTGAAAACAGATGCAATATATCGGAACACTTTTCTGGTCTGTCCTTATTATTTCAATGTTGAACTACGTAGTAAGTGCCGTGCAAAACGTGCCATTCGACTTCATGATCGGTATTTTCATGGCAGTGGCAGTCACAGTATTGATCATCGTGATGGATGCTATCATCCCTAAAGAAGCAGCGAAAGAATATTAATAACGATAAAAACGGAAGCCCCAGTGGCTTCCGTTTTTTTATTTGGCTGAATCTGACGGTTTAGATAGAAAAAAGCCGCATTTCAATGAAATGCGGCTTTCCTTATACAGTGATAAGCAATTGTTTATTGGCGTCCATCGATACTTTCATTGTGGAGCCTGGAGTGACCTCTCCTTTGATCAATTCCTTGGCGATGCGTGTCTCGATTTCACGCTGGATAAAGCGTTTCAGCGGGCGCGCCCCGAAAACTGGGTCGGTTCCCGCTTCGATGATGTAATCGATGACTGAATCCTCAACTTCCAAGGAAATTTGCTGTTGTTTCATTCTCGTCGCCAATTCACTGATCATTTTCTTGGCGATGCCATAGAAATGCTCATTCGCTAGGGAATGGAAAATGACGATATCGTCAATGCGGTTCAACAGCTCCGGCCGGAAATGCTTGCGCAGTTCCATCATGACGATGTCTTCTGTATCGTGTTCGTCACTACTTGCGCTGATATGCTGGGAACCGATATTTGATGTCATGATAACGACGGTGTTGGAGAAGTTCACGAGCCGCCCTTGGCTGTCCGTGATGCGCCCATCGTCCAGGATCTGCAAAAGGATATTCGCGACATCCGGATGGGCTTTCTCGATCTCATCCAGCAATACAACGGAATACGGATTGCGGCGAACCGCTTCTGTTAATTGGCCGCCTTCTTCGTAGCCGATGTATCCAGGAGGCGCCCCGACAAGGCGCGATACGCTATGCTTTTCCATATACTCGGACATGTCGATGCGGATGAAATGGTCTTCCGAATCGAATAAGTTCGCTGCCAGCGATTTCGCAAGCTCTGTTTTCCCGACACCGGTCGGCCCAAGGAAAATGAACGAGCCGATAGGTTTTTGTTCATCTTTAATGCCGGCACGTGCACGCCATACCGCTTCTGTCACCAGTTCGACGGCTCTGTCTTGGCCGATGACGCGCTCTTTCAATGTATCCCCGAGGCGCAATAACTTTTCACGCTCGCCTTCGACCAATTTCGTTACCGGTATACCCGTCCATCGGGCGACGATGCCAGCAATTTCTTCTTCGGTCACTTCTTCGCGAAGCAAACGCTCCCCGCCGTCGCCGGCAAGTTCGACTTCCATCGCGCTCAGTTCTTTTCAAGCTCTGGAATTTTCCCATGGCGCAACATCGCCGCGGTATTCAAATCATATTTGTTTTCCGCATCTTCCAGCTGTCGGCGGTATTGATCCAATTGTTCGCGCTTGGCCTGGATTTTCTGAAGCGATTGCTTTTCTTCGTTCCATTGCTGCTGCATACCTTCAGAAGAAGACTTCAGCTCTTCAATCTCTTCGCGCAGCGCAGCGAGGCGTGTTTTGCTCGCTTCGTCTTTTTCTTTTCGAAGGGCCTGCTCTTCAATTTCGAGCTGCATGAGGCGCCGCGTCACTTCATCAAGCTCTTGTGGCATGGAGTCGATTTCTGTCCGGATCATCGCACACGCTTCATCGATCAAGTCGATTGCCTTGTCCGGAAGAAATCGTTCCGTGATGTACCGATCAGACATTGTAGCGGCTGCAACAATCGCCCGGTCATGGATGCGCACGCCGTGGTGGAGCTCGAAACGCTCTTTTAATCCGCGTAGAATCGATACCGCATCTTCGACAGAAGGCTCGCGCACCATCACTTGCTGGAAGCGACGCTCAAGTGCCGCATCTTTTTCGATGTGCATACGGTATTCATCCAAAGTGGTGGCTCCGATGCAATACAGCTCTCCGCGCGCAAGCATCGGTTTGAGCATATTTCCGGCGTCCATCGCGCCTTCCGTTTTACCGGCGCCAACGATCGTATGGATCTCGTCGATAAACAGGATGATCTGCCCTTCACTATCTTTCACTTGCTTCAATACGCTTTTCAGCCGTTCCTCGAATTCCCCCCGGTATTTTGCGCCTGCAATCAGTGCACTCATATCGAGTTCATAAATGACACGGTCCTTCAAGCCCTCCGGCACATCGTTGCGGACGATGCGCTGTGCCAGCCCTTCGACGATTGCGGTTTTCCCGACGCCCGGTTCACCGATCAATACCGGATTATTCTTTGTCTTTCTAGAAAGAATCCGGATGACATTGCGGATTTCCTGATCGCGCCCGATGACCGGATCCATCTTTCCGGACTGTGCTTGTTCAACCAAATTGCGGCCGAACTGTTCCAATGGCGACTTTTGCTCTTCGTTTGGATTTTGGAATTGAACCAATCAAATCACGCTCCTCTGATTAATTTGACCATCTTTGACTAATTAGATTATATGATTGCCCAGCCCCTTTTGCAACAGAAATGCTCATCAAAAAAAGCCGCAAGGAATTTCTCCCCTGCGGCTTTCTGCTATTTCTTTTATCGAACGCCGAGCGCCATTTTGGCGTAGCGCGACATATGGTCTTTGCTCCAGACAGGCTGCCAGACGATTTTTACATCGACTTCCTCAACTTCCGGCAATTCATACAAAGATGTTTTCACCATCTGGACGATTTGCGGCCCCATTGGGCATCCCATTGAAGTGAGTGTCATAGTGACCACACAGAAACCATCTTCGGATAATTCTACATCATATACAAGGCCCAAATTGACGATATCAACACCTAGTTCTGGGTCGATGACATTTTCAAGTGCACCTAATAGATAGTCTTTTGTTTCTTGGTCCATTCGGAATCCCTCCTTTTCCTGTTACTGCTTATCTTACCAAACATCACTGCGAAATGAAATTGACTTGCTTATTCGCTTAACCGGTCGGCGATCCAAGCAGTCGCGGAAAGCATTCCTTTGCGGCTGACCGCGTGCGCCGCTTCTGTTTCTTTCATGAATGCCAGTCGTTCCGGATAGGCGGCATAATCCTGCTGCAATGCATGGAAAAGCCGGTTAGTCGGTTCAAAAGGAACGGTCGGGTCTTTTACGCCATGCCAGAAAAAGACCGGGCGCCCGCCAAAGGATTGGCGGTTCAAACTGATATCAAAACGGGACAGGGCCTGAAGCATGCCTTCTCGTTCCTCATCGGTGAGCGGCAAGTCAAAACCACGCGACTCGTATTGCCGCATTTGGGCTTTCGCAAGCTCCACATAATTTCCGGAACCCATCATGACAGCTGCCGCTTTGATCCATGGATGGGCCGTCAATGCGCCGAGCGTCGTGATGCCGCCCATAGATGTGCCTCCGACAGCCGGTTCCCCACTGGTCAATTGGCGCTTGTGCAATTCTTCGTGCAAAAATCCGAGTTCTTCGATGGACGTCAAGACAATTTCCCAAAAGCGCAGGCTGATCTGGACTTCATCTAGCGATTGATCCCGCTCTCCATGAAGCAGCGCATCCGGCAAGATGACACGGACCCCTTTTTTAGCCCATTGCCAGGCATAATGCAAATTATGTTCTTTGGCACTCGTATGCCCGTGCAGAAAAATGACAGTCGGCAATGGACCGCCCGCGTGGCCTTCAGGTGTTATATGTAAGATCGGGATATTTCCCCATAATTCATTTGCTACTTTCATGCGCTTCACTCCTCACCCTAAATCCTACCAATTTTTCTTTGTTCCCGCAAATTCCGGCATTGCCGTCAGGTTTTTTTGACGGATAGCCTCTATTATCGCTAAACTGAAGGTAGATAGAAGGGAGCCGGATTTTTATATGAAACAACATTTAATCGTACTCGACTTGGACGGAACATTATTGACCGACCAAAAAGTCATTTCACCTAAAACCAAGACCATTTTGAATCAAGCCCAACAAGCAGGCCACCAGGTCATGATCGCGACTGGGCGTCCATACCGCGCAAGTGAAATCTATTACCGCGAACTCGGCCTCAACACGCCGATCGTCAATTTCAATGGAGCTTTTGTCCATCACCCGAACGACGAACGCTGGGGTCTGCACCATACGCCGATCGGCTTGGATGTCGTACACGAAGTCGTCGAATCGATGCACGCTTTCGATTTCCACAACATCGTCGCGGAA includes these proteins:
- the fabF gene encoding beta-ketoacyl-ACP synthase II → MENRRVVITGIGAVTPLGNSAESTWEAVKAGRSGVGPLTRIDADQYPAKVAAELKDFSIEDYIERKEARKMDRFTHYALASSIMAMKDAALELDEKTALRTGVWIGSGIGGMETIENQMDVLNSRGVRRISPFFVPMIIPDMASGQVSIHFGAKAINSCSVTACASGTNSIGDAFKVIQRGDADVMISGGAEAPITRLSVAGFTANTALTTNNDASTASRPFDKNRDGFVIGEGAGIVILEEYEHAKARGAKIYAELVGYGSTGDAHHITAPAPGGEGAARAMQQAIEDAGIEKTDVGYINAHGTSTPYNDLFETMAVKTVFGDHAYQLGMSSTKSMTGHLLGAAGGIEAIFTALALKEGVMPPTINYETPDEELNLDYVANEARTAEFSYAMSNSLGFGGHNASLVLKKV
- a CDS encoding YjzD family protein translates to MQYIGTLFWSVLIISMLNYVVSAVQNVPFDFMIGIFMAVAVTVLIIVMDAIIPKEAAKEY
- a CDS encoding beta-ketoacyl-ACP synthase III, with the protein product MNAGIIGTGRCLPEDKLTNFDLEQRMDTSDEWIRTMTGIEERRIANDEQDTSDMARVAAQKAIEDAGIDPADIGLILVATVTPDRPFPSVSCDIQQQIGAVNAAAMDISAACAGFMYGVITAKQFIESDTYRYVLVVGVEKLSKITNWEDRNTAVLFGDGAGAAVIGKVSEGRGILSFELGADGSGGEHLYQDKHLVMNGREVFKFAVRQMGESAINVIEKAGLDKEDVDFLIPHQANIRIMESSRARLDLPVEKMSKTIQKYGNTSAASIPISLVEDLEEGRIKDDDVVVMVGFGGGLTWGAIAMKWGK
- a CDS encoding alpha/beta fold hydrolase codes for the protein MKVANELWGNIPILHITPEGHAGGPLPTVIFLHGHTSAKEHNLHYAWQWAKKGVRVILPDALLHGERDQSLDEVQISLRFWEIVLTSIEELGFLHEELHKRQLTSGEPAVGGTSMGGITTLGALTAHPWIKAAAVMMGSGNYVELAKAQMRQYESRGFDLPLTDEEREGMLQALSRFDISLNRQSFGGRPVFFWHGVKDPTVPFEPTNRLFHALQQDYAAYPERLAFMKETEAAHAVSRKGMLSATAWIADRLSE
- a CDS encoding metal-sulfur cluster assembly factor; protein product: MDQETKDYLLGALENVIDPELGVDIVNLGLVYDVELSEDGFCVVTMTLTSMGCPMGPQIVQMVKTSLYELPEVEEVDVKIVWQPVWSKDHMSRYAKMALGVR